The Synechococcus sp. WH 8101 sequence CAGAGCAGAGCACCGCCAAGGATGCCGGCCACGCCCATCATGTGGAAGGGGTTCAGGGTCCAGTTGTGGAAGCCCTGCAGGAAGAGCAGGAAGCGGAAGATCGCTGCCACACCGAAGCTGGGCGCAAAGAACCAGCTGCTCTGGCCGAGGGGGTACATCAGGAAGACGCTGACGAACACCGCAATCGGACCGGAGAAGGCGATGGCGTTGTAAGGACGGATGCCGACGAGACGGGCGATCTCGAACTGACGCAGCATGAAGCCGATCAGGGCGAAGGCACCGTGGAGAGCCACGAAGGCCCAGAGGCCACCGAGCTGACACCAGCGCACGAAGTCACCCTGGGCCTCAGGGCCCCAGAGCAGCAACAGGCTGTGGCCCATCGCATCAGCGGGGGTGGACACCGCAGCGGTGAGGAAGTTGCAACCTTCCAGGTACGAGGAGGCGATGCCGTGGGTGTACCAGGAGGTAACGAAGGTGGTGCCGGTGAGCCAACCACCGATGGCCAGATAGGCCGTGGGGAAGAGGAGAATGCCGGACCAGCCGACAAAAACGAAGCGGTCGCGCTTGAGCCAGTCATCGAGGACGTCGAACCATCCCCGCTGTGGCGCGCGTCCTACAGCGATCGTCATGAGAGGCGCTTCATGAAGCTTTACGTGCCGAGCCTAAGGGGTGTCGTCCCATCTGTGGGGACGGAGTTCCGGGCAAGCCGCGGCAGTTGAGTGGAAATACTCAGGAGAGCCTGAACGCCTGAGCGAAAGCCTGTGCCGATTGGCGACAATGACAGCAGTGACGTGGATCCGCTGTGTACATCGTTGAATTGGCCTTGAGGATGAGCCCCGTGCCGGTCTCGGTGCAACGCAAGGAACTCCACGATGCCGAGGCCCTCTATCAGCAGGTGCGCCAAAGCATGGAGCAGGGGCAACCAAGGTTGATGGAACTGAGCTGCGAAAAGGTCGATGGCAAGCGGGTGAGCGTGCTCACCAACGACGTTCTCGCTGTGCAGATTTACGAAAAGGCGGCCGCCAGCGGCGGCAGCAAGCGCCCCGGCTTTGCATTTGATTCCTGAGGCTGAGAATGCCTGAGGCCACGGATGAGTCCACACGTCGGGGCAGCGTTCGCATTGAACGCCTGAGCTACAGCTGGCCCTGTGGAACCAGGGCCCTGGACCACTGCAGCCTGGAGATCCCCGGTTCCGGCCTCTGGATGTTGGTGGGCAGCAATGGCAGTGGCAAAAGCACGCTGTTTCGCTTGCTTGCCGGGCTGCTCACGCCGCAGCACGGACGGATCAGCCATCACCTCCGCCCGGCTTTGGTGTTTCAGAACCCCGACCATCAGCTGTTGCTCCCCAGCTGTGGCAGTGAGCTGCTGCTGCATCTGCCGCCAGGCTGCCCGGCCGATCAGCGCCCCCACAGAATTGAACAAGCCCTGGAACAGGTGGGTCTTGCAGGCATGGTGTCTCGTCCGATCCACACCCTCAGCGGCGGCCAGAAACAGCGGCTGGCGATTGCCGGCGCCCTCGCCAGCGAAGCCAGCCTGCTCCTGCTCGACGAACCCACCGCCCTGCTCGACCCCGCCAGCCAGCAGACGGTGCTGGGAACCGTGCAGCAGCTCTGCCATCGCTCCCGGGCCCCCCTCACAGCCCTCTGGGTGACCCATCGGCTCGATGAGCTCGACCATGCCGATGGAGCCGCCCGCATGGAACAGGGACGGATCGGCGCCTGGCAATCAGGCCGCCAGCTGCGGCAACGGCTTCAGGCCCTTGCCGGTCGGCGGGGCTGAGGGGTAAGTTCTTCGGGTGCCATTCCTCGGTAGCTCAGCGGTAGAGCGGTCGACTGTTAATCGATTGGTCGCAGGTTCGAATCCCGCCCGGGGAGCTTCATCACTATTGCCGCAGCCATGAGCTGCGGCTTTTTTTTGGCTAACGATCGCGCGCTTTTTCCTCGACAGGCGGAAAATTCGTCATAAAGGCGACGGGATTCGAAAGACTTTCTGAAGAGCCTTGGAAGGTCTTGACGCCGCCACAGCGGCAAATCCCTTGCCCCGCCTGAGATCAATCACTGAGGGATCGCTCTGTCGCCGCGGTGACCACCCCTGCATGGGCCTACAAATCTTGGGAGAATCCGCACAACGATTGATTCGCGTTTCGTTTCCCTGTTCGCCCGCGTCTGACGTCTGATGAAACCCTGCATCCTGCTGATTGAAGACGACAGGGATATGCGCGAGCTCGTGGGCGGGCACCTCGAGCACAACGGCTTTGATGTGCAACGCGCCGAAGACGGCATCAAGGGTCAGGCCCTAGCGCTGCAGTACTCCCCCGATCTGATCCTGCTCGACCTGATGCTGCCGAAGGTCGATGGCCTCACGCTCTGTCAGCGACTCCGCCGCGATGAACGCACCGCTGGCATCCCGATCCTGATGCTCACGGCCCTGGGCGGCACCAAAGACAAGGTGAGTGGCTTCAACTCCGGTGCCGACGACTACCTCACCAAACCCTTTGACCTCGAAGAACTGCAGGTGAGGATCAAAGCTCTGCTTCGTCGCAGTGATCGGGGGCCCGTCGGCAGCGGAACTCACCAGGAAATCCTCAGCTACGGCCCGCTCACCCTGGTGCCGGAACGTTTCGAGGCGATCTGGTTTGACAATCCCGTGCGCCTCACCCACCTGGAGTTCGAGCTGCTGCACTGCCTGCTGCAGCGTCATGGTCAAACCGTGGCGCCATCGTTGATCCTCAAAGAGGTGTGGGGGTACGAACCAGACGACGACATCGAAACCATCCGGGTGCATGTGCGACACCTGCGCACCAAACTCGAGCCCGATCCGCGCAAACCGCGTTTCATCAAAACCGTGTATGGCGCCGGCTACTGCCTGGAATTACCCACCGGCGCTCAACTTGAAGATCTGGGCGATGTGTTGGCCCAGGCCCGCCAAAACCGCGAGGAGCACGAGCAGGCCAAACGGGCCAGCGCCTGAGGGGTACCCACCCTGATCAGGCGTTCACAACGAGCAGATCCAGCAGCGCCACCTCCCAGGCCAAGCGCGGCTGCACATAGGCCAGCAACTGCTGGCGCAGACGCTGCAACCGTTGCAGATCCTGCTCACGGCCCTGCTGCCGCCAACGCACCTGCTCCCACCAGGCAAGCAGCCAGAGCTGTTGCTCACCATTGAGCTCTTCACTGAGCTCCCGCGCCA is a genomic window containing:
- the psbD gene encoding photosystem II D2 protein (photosystem q(a) protein) encodes the protein MTIAVGRAPQRGWFDVLDDWLKRDRFVFVGWSGILLFPTAYLAIGGWLTGTTFVTSWYTHGIASSYLEGCNFLTAAVSTPADAMGHSLLLLWGPEAQGDFVRWCQLGGLWAFVALHGAFALIGFMLRQFEIARLVGIRPYNAIAFSGPIAVFVSVFLMYPLGQSSWFFAPSFGVAAIFRFLLFLQGFHNWTLNPFHMMGVAGILGGALLCAIHGATVENTLFEDGEQSNTFKAFEPTQEEETYSMVTANRFWSQIFGIAFSNKRWLHFFMLFVPVMGLWTSSIGIIGLALNLRAYDFVSQEIRAAEDPEFETFYTKNILLNEGLRAWMAPADQPHENFVFPEEVLPRGNAL
- a CDS encoding ABC transporter ATP-binding protein, whose amino-acid sequence is MPEATDESTRRGSVRIERLSYSWPCGTRALDHCSLEIPGSGLWMLVGSNGSGKSTLFRLLAGLLTPQHGRISHHLRPALVFQNPDHQLLLPSCGSELLLHLPPGCPADQRPHRIEQALEQVGLAGMVSRPIHTLSGGQKQRLAIAGALASEASLLLLDEPTALLDPASQQTVLGTVQQLCHRSRAPLTALWVTHRLDELDHADGAARMEQGRIGAWQSGRQLRQRLQALAGRRG
- a CDS encoding response regulator transcription factor — protein: MKPCILLIEDDRDMRELVGGHLEHNGFDVQRAEDGIKGQALALQYSPDLILLDLMLPKVDGLTLCQRLRRDERTAGIPILMLTALGGTKDKVSGFNSGADDYLTKPFDLEELQVRIKALLRRSDRGPVGSGTHQEILSYGPLTLVPERFEAIWFDNPVRLTHLEFELLHCLLQRHGQTVAPSLILKEVWGYEPDDDIETIRVHVRHLRTKLEPDPRKPRFIKTVYGAGYCLELPTGAQLEDLGDVLAQARQNREEHEQAKRASA